AAGTTGTCGTTGGAGGGATCGAAATTGTGCCAGGTGACCTCGGTCCCACTCATCATTGCGGCGCCCTGGGCGATTCTTTTCACCTTGACCAGGATTTCATCGAGGATCCGGCGACGGGCCGAACGGAAGTAGCAGCGAGCAGCCGCCCGTTCCGGAACGACGTTGGGAGCTACTCCCCCTTCAGAGATGATGCCGTGGATGCGAACGTCATCGGGCAAATGCTCCCGCAGAGCGTTAATTCCATTGAAGAGGAAAATAGCGCCGTCCAGGGCGTTGATTCCCTTCTCTGGAGAGGATGCGGCATGGGCTGCCCGACCGGTAAAGACAAACTCCAAGGCATCCAGGGCATAGGAACTGCTTCCCACTTGGGTCACCGCGGAAGGGTGAAACATCATTGCGGCATCAACGCCGTCAAAGACTCCCGCATCCACCAGCTGCGCCTTGCCGGCATAGGTTTCTTCTCCTGGAGCCCCCACCACTAGAAGGGTACCGGGCAGCTCCGACATCAAAGGCGCCAAAGCCATCCCTGCGCCGACACTGGCGGTGCCAATTAGATTGTGACCACAGGCATGACCCAACTCCGGCAAAGCATCGTATTCACACAACAGCGCCACAACGGGCTTTGACTGGCTCCCCTGGATGCGGCCGACA
The window above is part of the Bacillota bacterium genome. Proteins encoded here:
- a CDS encoding M20 family metallopeptidase, with the protein product MTDKIALLKQRAQENIEALADQLWDIALEIHTHPELGLQEKRAAKALTDALVQAGFSVSPGTKELETSFVGRIQGSQSKPVVALLCEYDALPELGHACGHNLIGTASVGAGMALAPLMSELPGTLLVVGAPGEETYAGKAQLVDAGVFDGVDAAMMFHPSAVTQVGSSSYALDALEFVFTGRAAHAASSPEKGINALDGAIFLFNGINALREHLPDDVRIHGIISEGGVAPNVVPERAAARCYFRSARRRILDEILVKVKRIAQGAAMMSGTEVTWHNFDPSNDN